In Streptomyces capitiformicae, one genomic interval encodes:
- a CDS encoding RlpA-like double-psi beta-barrel domain-containing protein: MSRRRTLGTKKKVALFVSAAAVAGGGAFAMAATSNAAQTAADSNVCQGLATALGNNQRFIDGQRANPDAQSEARIANREAVIAQIKVQQEASDCVVGESAQGSQAAQPAQPEQPAQPAQPSSPATENAGDTGDTGDTGDTGAAGEQVCNGSTVTLSGEAGAPAASSNQFPAGTKLKVTNLDNNKSTTVEVTSTSGSCVLLNNAAFEQVREPGKFLIRRALIEKVG, encoded by the coding sequence ATGTCGCGTAGGAGAACTCTCGGCACGAAGAAGAAGGTCGCCCTGTTCGTCAGTGCCGCGGCGGTGGCGGGAGGCGGGGCCTTCGCCATGGCGGCCACATCGAACGCGGCCCAGACCGCCGCGGACTCGAACGTCTGCCAGGGGCTCGCCACCGCGCTCGGCAACAACCAGCGGTTCATCGACGGTCAACGAGCCAACCCGGACGCGCAGTCCGAGGCCCGCATCGCCAACCGCGAGGCGGTCATCGCGCAGATCAAGGTCCAGCAGGAGGCGTCGGATTGCGTCGTCGGGGAGTCGGCTCAGGGCTCCCAGGCAGCACAGCCCGCGCAGCCGGAACAGCCCGCGCAACCCGCACAGCCGTCGTCACCTGCCACGGAGAACGCCGGTGACACCGGGGACACCGGGGACACCGGGGACACCGGGGCGGCGGGTGAGCAGGTCTGCAACGGCTCCACCGTCACCCTTTCCGGTGAGGCCGGCGCTCCGGCCGCGTCCAGCAACCAGTTCCCGGCCGGTACGAAGCTGAAGGTGACCAACCTGGACAACAACAAGTCCACGACCGTGGAGGTCACCTCGACCTCCGGCAGCTGTGTCCTGCTGAACAACGCGGCCTTCGAACAGGTGCGGGAACCGGGCAAGTTCCTGATCCGCCGGGCCCTGATCGAGAAGGTCGGCTGA
- a CDS encoding arsenate reductase family protein produces MEIWINPACSKCRSAINLLDAEGADYTVRRYLEDVPSEDEIREVLERLGLEPWEITRTQEAAAKELGLKEWARDAGSREQWIKALAEHPKLIQRPIITADDGTAVVGRTDEAVRDALSR; encoded by the coding sequence ATGGAGATCTGGATCAATCCGGCCTGCTCGAAGTGCCGCAGCGCGATCAACCTGCTCGACGCCGAGGGCGCCGACTACACCGTCCGCCGCTATCTCGAGGACGTGCCGAGCGAGGACGAGATCCGCGAGGTACTGGAGCGGCTCGGGCTCGAACCGTGGGAGATCACCCGCACCCAGGAGGCCGCCGCCAAGGAGCTCGGGCTCAAGGAGTGGGCGCGGGACGCCGGTTCGCGCGAGCAGTGGATCAAGGCGCTCGCCGAGCATCCGAAGCTGATCCAGCGGCCGATCATCACCGCGGACGACGGTACGGCGGTGGTGGGGCGCACGGACGAGGCCGTACGGGACGCTCTGTCGCGGTAG